Within the bacterium genome, the region CGCCAGCCAGGAGCTGCCGTCGGCGCTGGATGCGGCAAAGAGCTCCGGCAGCAAATGGCGTCCGGCGAGGAAGGGTTGCAGGTTGGGCAGCGGGGTGTCCGGCTGCTGCCGGTTGATCTTGATGGAGGGCGGCAGGGATGAATGTGGGCGCGGGATCACCAGGCGCTCCTGTCGGCCGTCCCCGTCCAGGTCCGCCAGCGTGGCGCAGCCGGCGGTCCCTTCCATCATATAGGAACGGCCCTCCCAGCCCACGCCGGGCGCCAGCCAGAACTCAGCCAGCAGCCCGGCGCCGGCCGCGAAGGACAGCACGGCCAGCAGACCCAGGGCCAGGGTGCGGGGCAGGCTTTCCAGGAAGAAGCGCTGGGGACGCTGGGGCGGCATGGCTCGCTCTGTTTTCATCGATCACAATGCAATCCGCATGCCGGGAGGACACCCTGTCTCACGTCGGTAGGGGCCTTCAGACCAATTGCGTCACTCATGCGAGGGTGCAGCCGCCTTCCCATTGGTCAAGTGCCTGGCACCAACTTGGCACCGACCTGGCACCGGCCTGGCACCAACCTGGCATTGAAAAAGTGACGGGGGCTATTCCTTCACCGGCATGACATGCACGGCCTTCACCAGGAGGGTGACGCGATCGCCCACCTGAAGGGCCAGCTCGTCGACGGACTCGCTGGTGAGGACGGAGGCCATGGCGGCGGGCGCCTCCGCCTCGAACTTGACCAGGGACATGACCTCGCCGCGCGTCACGGAGGTGACCTTGGCGCGAATCTGGTTGCGGGCTCCAGGCTTCATGTGAGTCTCCTTTGCGTTGGGTTGTCCGGGTTCCGCCAGGCCTTGGGTGGCCGGCAGGTCAGGCGCCACGCGGCGCAAACATGATGATGGCCATGCCAGCCAGCGCAACGGCCGCCCCCACAAGATCCCACATGGTGGGGCGCAAACCGTCCACGGCCCACAACCAGAGGAGGGCGACGCCCACGTAGACCCCACCGTAGGCGGCGTAGACGCGTCCCGCCGCCGTGGGGTGCAGGGAGAGCAGCCAGGCGAAGAGGGCCAGGCTGAGGGCCGCCGGCAGCAGCAACCAGGCGCTCCTTCCCTCCCGCAACCAGAGGTAGGGCAGATAGCAGCCGAGAATCTCCGCCACCGCGGTGAGAAGGAAGAGACCGAGAGTCTTCAGGGCCATGACTGGATCCTTGCTCCTTCACCCGCCACCGGGTCAGGCTCCCGGCGCCGTTGGTGGAAGGCCGCGCGCCCCTCCGGCGGGCCCCAGCCAGACAGGAAGCCCAGCTGCTCGTCACAGGCCCAGGCGTGAAGCAGGTCAAGATCCTCCGGCTCCAGGGGCCGCAGCCGCACCCCGTCACATTCCATCATGGCCATCTCCTTTCCCGCGGCGGGTCCGCCCGGCCGGCCGCCGCCTCGGGCGGCCGCGCTCCCTGAACGCGACAGCTCTCATGTGAAGCGGAAAACGAGGGGCAGGATCAGGCACACGATCGCGGCCCAGAGCCCGTAGGCCGGCAGGAAGCCGGTCGCGGCCCGGCGACAGGCGTCGACCCCCGTGCCGCCGCGCACGAAGCCAAGCTGGGCGCGGAAGAGCAGGGCCAAATGGGCCAGGATGAAGAGATTGGCCCCCAGCACGACCACCCGGTTGGGCGTGAAGCCGAAGGAGGCGAGCCTGAACACGATGGCCGAGAGCGCCAGCAGGTCGATCAGGAGCGTCACCGCCAGCAGGGCCAGGTTGATGTGGTCGACCCAGCCCACCGCGTCGTCCCCGCCGCGCTCCGCGGTGGAGAGCAGGGCCATGCCCAGCACCACCACCAGCAGCCCGTTCACCGTGATGAGGAAGGTGCGGTCGACGAAGGGGTTCTGACCGCCCACGAGGGCCGTCACGAGGTAGGTGCAGGTCATGGCGAGGAAGAGCGGCGCGAAGATGCGGGCGAGCATGGAGGCGATCCCGGTGTGACGGTGGAAGACCTTGTCGTAGAGGATGGTCGCGGCCAGGGGCACCGCCGCGGCGCCCACCACCCCGATGTTCCTGGCGTACCACTCCGCGCTGCCCGGCGTGGTCAGCTCGAAGAGCGCGATGGTGATGGCGCTGAAGACGCCGCCGCCCAGCGCGACCAGGCTGCCCAGGATGAGCAGTTCGCCGTTGTAGCGAAGGAAGCGGAGGCGCGCCTCCGTCCCACGCCAGGCCGGGCCGGTGAAGACGAAGCCCAGGAAAACCCAGTAGAGGATCGGCAGGTGGATCAGTGCCATGGCCACCGAGTCGCCGTCGCCGGGCAGCAGGCCGGCCAGGGCGCCGGCCAGCGCGGCCAGCGGCAGGCCGGCCGTCAGCCGGCCCCGCTCGCGCCCCTCCCGCCAGAAGTAGAGCGCCAGGCCAAGGATGACCCACAGGGGCGCAAAGCGCGGGTAGTACCACTCCAAGTCGAGCCAGAAGGCGGGAACGCGCACCAGCAGACCGCCCCCCAGCGCGATGGCGAGGGCCGGGACCAGCTCCCGCAGCCCCGGGGCCTTGGTCTGGCCGGGGGCGAGCCGCGCCTCCCAGACACGCAGGACGATCTCGTCGGGCCGAATGGCGCGCGCCGCAGCCAGGGCGCGGCGGAAGTCCTTGGGCGACTGCCGGTGCAGCGCCTCCAGCGCGGTCGGATCTTCCAATCGATCGAGGATCTGCTCCGCGTCCATGGTTTCCCCGCCTTGATGCGACCCCTGCTTCATTCCGCCCCACCTGCCCCAGGCTCACACCACCACCCGGCCACGGAAGCCCCTGGCCGCGAAGTAGGACTCCGCGCC harbors:
- a CDS encoding TOBE domain-containing protein; translated protein: MKPGARNQIRAKVTSVTRGEVMSLVKFEAEAPAAMASVLTSESVDELALQVGDRVTLLVKAVHVMPVKE
- a CDS encoding YnfA family protein, coding for MALKTLGLFLLTAVAEILGCYLPYLWLREGRSAWLLLPAALSLALFAWLLSLHPTAAGRVYAAYGGVYVGVALLWLWAVDGLRPTMWDLVGAAVALAGMAIIMFAPRGA